A region of the Montipora foliosa isolate CH-2021 chromosome 8, ASM3666993v2, whole genome shotgun sequence genome:
AGGCAGGAGATTGaagaagaaatgaaaaaggaccAAACAGCAATCGAAAAAAGCCACATGATTTTAAAGCGAAGCACAAGCGCTCAAATCATGCAACCAAATGATTTAGTAGACGAACTATTTCGGGAGGAAGGTGAGCAGGAAGACCCAGTTGACCTTGACGGAGAACATGCCAtggattttgtttttgaaagaaatgaagaaTTGTTTAATGACGTTCACGCCAAAAAACTGGgctttttgaaaagaaaatgtaacCCGAAAGAGTTGACGGTTGAGGGAAAAGGAATCAGCGAAGGAACTGTTCGACTTAAAGCCGAGATTGTTGTGAAAACACGGAACATTCTAGGAGAACAAGTCTACGATCAAAATAATCAGGTAACAATGGAAATTAGAAATCATGAAGGACATGACTGTTCAACCAAACCGCAAATCCACGACGACAAAGATGGCAGCTATGAGATTAGCTACTTTGCCAAAGAAAGCGGAACATGTCAAGCATCCGTGAAAGTTAATGGACAACATGTGCGTGGGAGTCCCTTGATAACTGAATTGAAACCCAGACTGTTCAAACCAGAGTTATCCTTTGGAAAACAAGGATCAACTGATGGAATGTTTTATTGGCCTTGGGGGCTAGCAGTGAATGACAAAGACGAGATTGCAGTCAGTGATCGTAGTAACCATCGCATACAAAAATTTACAAATGATGGAACTCACTTAAAATCGTAACCAAAAGGGACAGTTCAACTTGCCTGCTGGCATTATAGTGTCCGACCTTTTTAACCGCGGAGTTCAAATCTTTGATGATGAGGGACACTATCTTGATCAGTTTGGAGAAGAGCTTGGTCGTGCTAATGGGTTGTCAATTGATAGTGATGGCAACTTTATTGTCGCTGATCGCACTAACAAATCAATCAAGATCTTTTCACTTGATGGTCGGTTTTTGTGTAGAATCGGCGAGGAAGGCTCTTTCATCAATCCCTTTCACTGTATCCATCACAAGAACTATTTTTTTGTATTAGACTGTGGAGTTCATTGTGTAAAAGTTTTCGATAAACAGGGCAAGTTTCTTTATCAATTCGGGGGCAGGGGGGCTGGGGACGGGGACTTTTATGAGCCTGGCTGCCTGTCTGTGGACAGAGTAGGACATCTGTTTGTTTGTGATTCAATGAATCACCGAGTGCAGGTGTTTAAACTCAACGGGGAGTTCGTTACAAAGTTTGGAGAACTTGGTGAAGGACGAGGAAAGTTGAATAAGCCAATCTCCACAGCAATCCTTAGAAATGGCAGGGTAATTGTCACCGAATTTGGCAACCATCGAGTTCAGGTTTTTGAATAGATGTGTAACGATAAGATAAGACGTTCAAGTCCGAGTATGGTGTATTTGGTGAGGTTTATTTCCCAGTTTGTAGTAGTCACATTGAGTATATCACGCTCTGAAATTTCACGATCGCCGAGGTATCTAATTACGGCTATTGGTTAGATATGTCAATCAACGTCTGGTTACATGGCCAACGGGTCACGTACGACCATACTACGGTATCGTCACACGATGAATAGGGTTTCTAGtaattttattcacttttgtttatgaaaaaaaaattgtctattTCAGCGACAAAAAAAGATTTGTTGTTGCTGAGGAGCGAGCGTAGCGAGTGAGCAGCAACATAAACAGGATTTAAGAAGAATATATAGAAGGGAGTACGAATTCGAATTTTTACCACAATGCATTGCATTTAATCAGACTGCACTGCGCCACTTATTACCAGAGTGCATTGCACCACGAACAACACGAGGATGTCACACCGTCTTGATGCAGCACGTGCAAGTTTGTAAATCCCCGGGAAATCTGGACGATTAATTTTGACATCTTAATTTTATATTAAACTTGGTCGAATCCTCAAATGAAGAGAAATGGTCGTTACTAAAGTTTATAGAATACTTGAACCAAAGCAAAACAGTGCAATAGCACAATTATCTGGAATATAGCACAAGATAATTCGGTTTTTTTCAATCTGTATTTACTCGAAATCAAGAAAATACGAGACTGCCGGAGATGGagtattttgaaaatgatttgtcCGGAAGCTGGCAACGTGATATGTTATGATTTGCATACAATTACTCGTCTGTCGAGCGGTTGCAGAAATTTGCATTGTGAATGTAAGGCTACAAGTTCTTGGTGATCTGGGACAAGGTAGCACTCGATGAATCGGACAATGTGCACAGATTGACTCAAAATACTAGAAATACGGTACTGCCGGACACAGATTATTTTGAAAATCGTGTCCCGAAACTGCCGAGCGGTTGCAGAAATTAATACTGTATTTAGCAACATCTTAGTGATCTCACAGGGGGCCCACACAATCGGAtgtgtagccgattgttattttatagtaaatgtactggatttaccgtttgcttaacctatagcgatatatcgttaactatgtatgtaaatcaatgataaataaacgttgaattaccttacctgtggtttatagtcgtccttttacctcaaaagcggttttttgagcgattttgaatgaatttgagtTTGCCGTTGACTGTTCCACATATATATGTGGAACAGTCAACGGCAAactcaaattcattcaaaatcgctcaaaaaaccgcttttgaggtaaaaggacgactataaaccacaggtaaggtaattcaacgtttatttatcattgatttacatacatagttaacgatatatcgctataggtgaagcaaacggtaaatccagtacatttactataaaataacaatcggctacacaTCCGATTGTGTGGGCCCCCTGTGGTGATCTAACAAAACGTAGCACAATATAATGCGGTTTTTTCTATCTGTATTAACTCGACATCGACAAAATACGGGCTGCCGGGCATGGAGTAATTTGAAAACCTCATCCGGCTACCGGAAATTGAGACAGCGTTTCTTTTTATCCAAACATGAATTTAAGCTAAAGCTTTAACGTTCTCATACATCGCGGTGGACGCGTCCTGGACACCCACTGTCAACATTCTAGAGACATTTAATGCGTATCAGTACAGAATCATTGTGAATTAGATTTCGTTTCCTAGAATTTTTACATGTTTCGATTCTCGCTATCTGGTAAAGGGGAGGTCGATGTGTATCGTTTCATGCCCAACATATTTCAGATCACTATATGCTTTTTTGTCACATGCCTTGCCATACCTTTCCATTAGTTGTAAATCATTGTTCAAATCATTCTAATAAGCCACTTGGGACACCTTAAAAACTCATTCAAATACTAGGTGATGGAAAATGTCTTTTTCGAGCATTATCTTACGCAGTAACAGGTAGACAAATATATTATACTCGAGTGAGAGCGCAAATAATAAATCACATGAATAGTTCATTAGACAGTTATTTAGTCAACGATCAGATGGCCAGAAATAAAGTTAGGGTAAAAAGCATAGAAATATTAAGCGCTGCTTCTCTCTTATCCACTGACATTTTTGTTTACACCTAATTTGGAGATACATACAAATGTCAAATAGAAAACCGAGATCCTCGAAAACTAACACCTGTCAGAGTATTTAACATCAATTGCTAACCCCCCACCCCAATTCGTCTTAGTATCAAGTCAGTGAACTAAGTAGCCAAATCCAGTGCTCGGACAGGATAGCATTTGAGGTGGGAAGGGTGCTCTTCAATTTTACTTTTGGTAACACATCATGATTTGACACTACTTTAAGAAATAAAGGTTACTGTAAGTCATAGAACGCGCAGGTTGATGAGTCACTGCACCGAGATTCGAAATCTTTGTAGTCGTTTTGTGAATCAGTCCAGATCTTTTCTATCCACGCATTAACAGTTGTTGATAAGTGAAACATATTAAACTTTGCCTCCGAAGTAATTTGAGTTACCGTTGGTGCAAACCAGAAGGCTATTTTTCAGTTATAAATAGATAGTAACATTGACGCGCAAAGGCCTGTGGTTGAGAGAGTCTCCAATTGACTGTGTAAATAATAAATAGTTGAGGTTTTTACCATCGTCCCCTTGTAATGCAGCGGACATTGTTTGAAGAGGCTGATTTTTGGGGGGAGCTTTCGCATTCAGTTAACATGTTTTGCATGTTTAAATACATTGTAAGAGAAGCGATTATGTTTATGCCTGTTTTTGTAGTATTTTGTTGACGAATGTTAAAATTTAAATGTGACAGCCTTTTTGTGCGTCAATGAGCAAGAAGAAGGTCAGAACTTTGCATACTtaacaataaaagaaatgtaCTTTTTTGACTTTTGGCAAGGAGAATCTTGCCTTTTTCccttgtgtgtgtgtttttgaCAAGGTCCAAGCTGATTTGGAAATCTTTCTTGATGACATGAGGAAGGAATCAAAGTTTGGAGCAACTggtaaagaagaagaaaagttcAAGAATCCATTCTCCACAGCAGTCCTTAGCGATGGTAGAATAAATGTCACTGACTTTGGCAACCATCGAGTTCAggcttttttaaaagataaaaaaaggtTTCTAGTGGTTTTATTCACTCttgttaatgaaaaaaaaagatgtctATTTCAGTGACATAAAAAGCTTTGTtgtattgtaaatatctttatgCACAAATACATTTTAACATATCAGAACCGTACTAGGGGGGAAAAATTCATTTAATAGTAATAAACAACGCAACGAGACATTTTACCCCCGTAAAAGAATTTTATTCAGTGTTAAAGAGGGGAAATTCTAAACCAGTAGCGCTGATTATTGCACACAGACGAGATTGAAGATTTACTTTGCAAAATTAGTGCTAATAGGGAGAGTTTAAAGAATCTCTCTCAACCCCAGGCCTTTAGGCGCGTCGGCGCCTCTTGTTAGGTCTaccaaaattcaaaatctttgtagtTGTTGTAATAATCAGTCCAAATCTTCTCTACCCACGCATAAACGGTTGTTGATAAATGAAACATATCAAACTTTGTAACCGAAGTAATTTGAGTTACCGTTGTTGCAAATTTTCTGTTTTAAGTGTACAATAACAAGTGCAAAAAGGCCCGTGGTTGAGAGAGACTCTGTAATTCACTGTGTAAATAATATATACGTGATATTTTTGCCATTGTCCCCTTGtaataggccacgttcgatatatcaatattttaACATGGCTCCGAGGCTTTCAGGATAAACTTCTAAATTTGGCGTTGTTTTCTTTGTATCcaagtctctttttttttctttttttcttttttttatttaaacatatttccCATTGTTTGCCCCAAAAGCACCTAAGCTTATCGAGGGGgcttacaataatacaataatcaggctaaaaaacaaacaaacaaatacaaacagcacaaaaagttacaaaaaaataaatttacataaTTACAAATGTATTAATTAAACAGTTGAATAGTGGCCATCGAAAAGCGATTAGTATTAATTATAAAAGTCTGGACTTCGCGAAATAGAGCACAATTGGTATCATAATTTACAGATTTAACGCcgtacaaaagaaaattaagtttCTTAGCATCGCTGCTAGACGACCACGTTTCACCGAGAATAATAGCAGCACAGGTAAGGAGAAGATTACGTTGGACTGCATACttaaggcaaaacaaaaagaagtgttTCACCGATTCAATATCAAAGCCGCACTCGCAAAAAGGCGAAGCACAACGGTTAATTTTAAACAGATATTAAGACAAGAAAAACCAAGTCTAAGACGGGTGTGATAAATAGATGCACTCCTAGAAAAAGAGaaatcaaataacttattacaacAATAGGGAAAGAGAATTGACCTTAACTTAGCTTTAAAAGTGGGAAGAGGTACAGAGTTTCGCAGATCTAGGTCCAGAGAATTCCAGGCATTAATGGTGGATGGAAAGAAAGACTTTTGAAAGTTCTACAAGAAAATTGTGTAAAGTTTTCCCTGGACCTAAGACGGTAATGCGTTCGCTCACTAGATAGTTTAGGAAGAAGCTCACTTAAATAATAAGGTACAAGATTCTTTACTATTTTGTAAAATTGACTTAGAAG
Encoded here:
- the LOC137968655 gene encoding tripartite motif-containing protein 2-like; this translates as MDIKTFLDNIYEHVCCSVCTNRFTNPKLLPCLHTFCLHCLQRIQATSGIRDNVLCPECRRNFTIPRNGGLDTLPTNLPLNSLLDALPVTQCETSGVKCGNCDKTREQSAYCFTCCFDVVRSGAMTAFLSITAIEAKKNEIFDEVEMKEKQRLERLGEKRQEIEEEMKKDQTAIEKSHMILKRSTSAQIMQPNDLVDELFREEGEQEDPVDLDGEHAMDFVFERNEELFNDVHAKKLGFLKRKCNPKELTVEGKGISEGTVRLKAEIVVKTRNILGEQVYDQNNQVTMEIRNHEGHDCSTKPQIHDDKDGSYEISYFAKESGTCQASVKVNGQHVRGSPLITELKPRLFKPELSFGKQGSTDGMFYWPWGLAVNDKDEIAGQFNLPAGIIVSDLFNRGVQIFDDEGHYLDQFGEELGRANGLSIDSDGNFIVADRTNKSIKIFSLDGRFLCRIGEEGSFINPFHCIHHKNYFFVLDCGVHCVKVFDKQGKFLYQFGGRGAGDGDFYEPGCLSVDRVGHLFVCDSMNHRVQVFKLNGEFVTKFGELGEGRGKLNKPISTAILRNGRVIVTEFGNHRVQVFE